The following coding sequences are from one Brooklawnia cerclae window:
- a CDS encoding NADP-dependent isocitrate dehydrogenase — MIKVAGKVVELDGDEMTRVIWAFIKQRLILPYLDVDLEYYDLGIENRDATDDQVTVDAANAIKEYGVGVKCATITPDEARVAEFGLKKMWRSPNGTIRNILGGVIFREPIVISNVPRLVPGWKKPIVVGRHAFGDQYRATDFKVPGAGTVTLTFTPEDGSEPMEFEVVKVPEGGGVALGMYNFLDSIRDFARASLSYGLQRGYPVYLSTKNTILKAYDGAFKDIFAAVYEQEFKADFEAAGITYEHRLIDDMVASALKWEGGYVWACKNYDGDVQSDTVAQGFGSLGLMTSILMTPDGRTVEAEAAHGTVTRHYRQYQQGKATSTNPIASIFAWTGGLKHRGRLDQTPEVVGFAETLEDVCIRTVESGRMTKDLALLVGPDQGWLTTEEFLAALDEGLSARLG; from the coding sequence ATGATCAAGGTGGCTGGCAAGGTCGTCGAACTCGACGGCGACGAGATGACCCGGGTGATCTGGGCGTTCATCAAGCAGCGGCTCATCCTGCCGTACCTGGATGTCGATCTCGAGTACTACGACCTCGGCATCGAGAACCGCGATGCGACCGATGACCAGGTGACCGTCGACGCGGCCAACGCGATCAAGGAATACGGCGTCGGCGTCAAGTGCGCCACCATCACGCCGGACGAGGCCCGCGTCGCCGAGTTCGGTCTCAAGAAGATGTGGCGTTCGCCCAACGGGACGATCCGCAACATCCTCGGCGGCGTGATCTTCCGTGAGCCCATCGTCATCAGCAACGTCCCGCGGCTCGTCCCCGGTTGGAAGAAGCCCATCGTCGTCGGCCGACACGCGTTCGGTGACCAGTACCGGGCCACGGACTTCAAGGTTCCCGGCGCGGGCACGGTCACGCTCACCTTCACTCCGGAGGACGGATCGGAGCCGATGGAGTTCGAGGTCGTGAAGGTGCCCGAGGGGGGCGGCGTCGCGCTCGGCATGTACAACTTCCTCGACTCGATCCGTGACTTCGCGCGCGCGTCCCTGAGCTACGGGCTGCAGCGCGGCTACCCGGTGTACCTGTCGACGAAGAACACCATCCTCAAGGCCTACGACGGCGCCTTCAAGGACATCTTCGCGGCCGTCTACGAGCAGGAGTTCAAGGCCGACTTCGAGGCCGCCGGGATCACCTACGAGCACCGGCTGATCGACGACATGGTGGCGTCCGCTCTCAAGTGGGAGGGCGGCTACGTGTGGGCCTGCAAGAACTACGACGGCGACGTGCAGTCCGACACCGTCGCCCAGGGGTTCGGCTCGCTCGGGCTGATGACCTCGATCCTCATGACGCCGGACGGCCGGACCGTCGAGGCCGAGGCGGCTCATGGCACCGTCACCCGCCACTACCGCCAGTACCAGCAGGGCAAGGCCACGTCCACGAACCCGATCGCGTCCATCTTCGCCTGGACCGGCGGACTCAAGCACCGTGGCCGACTCGACCAGACCCCCGAGGTGGTCGGCTTCGCCGAGACCCTCGAGGACGTCTGCATCAGGACCGTCGAATCGGGCCGGATGACCAAGGACCTCGCGTTGCTGGTGGGCCCCGATCAGGGCTGGCTCACCACCGAGGAGTTCCTCGCGGCACTGGACGAAGGACTGTCGGCCCGCCTGGGTTAG
- the larA gene encoding nickel-dependent lactate racemase, with product MPTVTLPYGKDSIPYQIPDDRFAGELVSHLREYQAPASQADLVAAALANPIGSPRLSELARGKKNVVLIASDHTRPVPSKVIVPQMLAEIRSQNPDADITILIATGCHRGTTRDELVGKFGPQIVQDEKIVVHDCDESEMTHVGQLPSGGDLVVNRIAVDADLLVAEGFIEPHFFAGYSGGRKSVLPGVASRTTVLYNHNAAFIASDKARTGVLDGNPIHADMLYAARTVGLAFICNVVINEDKEVVYAVAGDADEAHRTGCRFLASKCQVDAAEADIVISTNGGYPLDQNIYQAVKGMTAAEACVRPGGVVVMLAKSNDGHGGEEFYRTFRDEKDLGRLTSTFLSTPKDETRVDQWESQILARVLTKASVVYVSDAPAEMVTDMHMTPAHSVEEGVTKAEQILRDQRASIVAIPDGVAVMVV from the coding sequence ATGCCCACAGTCACACTTCCCTACGGCAAGGATTCGATTCCCTACCAGATCCCCGATGACAGGTTCGCCGGGGAGCTCGTCTCCCATCTGAGGGAGTATCAGGCTCCCGCGTCGCAGGCCGACCTCGTAGCCGCCGCCCTCGCGAACCCGATCGGGAGCCCGCGGCTCTCCGAACTCGCGCGGGGCAAGAAGAACGTCGTGCTGATCGCCAGCGACCACACACGCCCGGTGCCGAGCAAGGTCATCGTCCCCCAGATGCTGGCCGAGATCCGTAGCCAGAACCCCGACGCGGACATCACGATCCTGATCGCCACGGGCTGTCACCGCGGCACGACGCGTGACGAACTCGTGGGCAAGTTCGGGCCGCAGATCGTCCAGGACGAGAAGATCGTCGTGCACGATTGTGACGAGTCGGAGATGACCCACGTCGGCCAGTTGCCCTCCGGCGGCGATCTCGTCGTCAACCGGATCGCTGTCGACGCCGACCTTCTCGTGGCCGAGGGATTCATCGAGCCGCACTTCTTCGCCGGCTACTCCGGCGGACGCAAGAGCGTCCTGCCCGGGGTTGCGTCCCGCACGACGGTGCTCTACAACCACAACGCGGCGTTCATCGCCAGCGACAAGGCCCGCACGGGGGTGCTCGACGGCAACCCGATTCATGCGGACATGCTCTACGCGGCCCGCACCGTGGGTCTCGCGTTCATCTGCAACGTGGTCATCAACGAGGACAAGGAAGTGGTGTACGCCGTCGCAGGCGACGCCGACGAAGCGCATCGCACGGGCTGCCGCTTCCTGGCGAGCAAGTGCCAGGTCGACGCGGCCGAGGCCGACATCGTCATCTCGACCAACGGCGGGTACCCGCTCGACCAGAACATCTACCAGGCCGTCAAGGGGATGACGGCGGCCGAGGCGTGCGTCCGCCCGGGAGGCGTGGTCGTCATGCTGGCCAAGTCCAACGACGGGCATGGCGGCGAGGAGTTCTACCGTACCTTCCGGGACGAGAAGGATCTCGGGCGCCTGACGAGCACGTTCCTGTCGACCCCGAAGGACGAGACGCGTGTGGACCAGTGGGAGTCGCAGATCCTCGCGCGTGTCCTGACGAAGGCGAGCGTCGTCTACGTGTCCGACGCGCCTGCGGAGATGGTGACCGACATGCACATGACTCCCGCTCACAGTGTCGAGGAGGGCGTGACGAAAGCCGAGCAGATCCTTCGCGATCAGCGGGCATCGATCGTCGCCATCCCCGACGGTGTCGCGGTGATGGTCGTCTGA
- a CDS encoding hemolysin family protein, producing MSDLLVSILVILALFFVGALFSAAEMALVTLRDSQIARLQGKGKRGRAIAALTENPNRFLSAVQIGVTLAGFLSSAFGSDSLAGRFLAPWLVDRGLGQGLASVLAVVIVTAVISFFSIVLSELTAKRLAMQRPEEFSLALAPMVSAIAKVATPLIWLLDKCTNVMVRVLGGDPEAGKEAVTEDELRSMVANADMLTDEERRIVDDVFDAGDRSLREVMVPRTEVEFLAGDMPVYKALRLVQDNQHSRYPVTDGSPDQIVGFLHVRDLMGLDTDARHAFVKQLARPILSLPETVKVLRALAEMRRKHSHMAIVLDEYGGTAGIVTLEDLIEELIGDITDEYDVIDDDQLMHEELSDVEGLISLEDFADRTGYQVPEGPYDTLAGYFMARLGRVPEVGDVVEAHLDPPDPDDTRPGIDVLMRVAEMDGRRIAWIGINRLDRGQGGEPLDDNDRARRQDLMVRRRLAEASQAADEATPGI from the coding sequence ATGTCTGACCTACTGGTAAGCATTCTGGTCATCCTGGCCCTCTTCTTCGTCGGGGCGCTGTTCTCGGCGGCCGAGATGGCGCTGGTCACGCTCCGCGATTCGCAGATCGCCAGGCTTCAGGGCAAGGGCAAGCGAGGACGCGCCATAGCGGCCCTGACCGAGAACCCCAACCGGTTCCTGTCGGCGGTGCAGATCGGTGTGACCCTCGCGGGATTCCTGTCGTCCGCTTTTGGTAGCGACTCGCTGGCCGGGCGTTTCCTGGCGCCGTGGCTGGTCGACCGGGGGCTGGGTCAGGGACTGGCGTCCGTGCTCGCCGTGGTCATCGTCACGGCCGTGATCTCGTTCTTCTCCATCGTCTTGTCCGAGCTCACGGCCAAGCGCCTGGCGATGCAGCGTCCCGAGGAGTTCTCCTTGGCGCTCGCCCCGATGGTCAGCGCCATCGCCAAGGTCGCGACGCCGTTGATCTGGCTGCTCGACAAGTGCACCAACGTCATGGTGCGCGTGCTGGGCGGCGACCCCGAGGCGGGCAAGGAGGCCGTTACGGAGGACGAGCTGAGGTCGATGGTCGCCAACGCCGACATGCTCACCGACGAGGAGCGGCGCATCGTGGACGACGTTTTCGACGCCGGCGACCGTAGCCTGCGCGAGGTGATGGTGCCGCGCACCGAGGTGGAGTTCCTCGCTGGCGATATGCCTGTCTACAAGGCACTTCGCCTGGTGCAAGACAATCAGCACTCCCGGTACCCGGTCACCGACGGGTCTCCCGACCAGATCGTCGGGTTCCTGCACGTGCGCGACCTCATGGGCCTGGACACCGATGCCCGGCACGCGTTCGTCAAGCAGTTGGCTCGTCCCATCCTGAGCCTGCCCGAGACAGTCAAGGTGCTCCGGGCACTGGCCGAGATGCGCCGCAAGCATTCGCACATGGCGATCGTCCTCGACGAGTACGGTGGGACGGCGGGCATCGTCACGCTGGAGGACCTGATCGAGGAACTCATCGGCGACATCACCGACGAGTACGACGTGATCGACGACGATCAGCTCATGCATGAGGAACTGTCGGACGTCGAGGGGCTGATCAGCCTCGAGGACTTCGCCGACCGCACCGGGTATCAGGTGCCCGAGGGTCCCTACGACACTCTGGCGGGCTACTTCATGGCCCGCCTCGGCCGGGTGCCCGAGGTGGGGGACGTGGTCGAGGCGCATCTCGACCCGCCTGACCCCGACGACACCAGGCCCGGGATCGACGTGCTGATGCGCGTCGCCGAGATGGACGGCCGCCGCATCGCCTGGATCGGTATCAATCGGCTCGACCGCGGCCAGGGCGGTGAACCCCTGGACGACAATGATCGGGCCAGGCGTCAGGACCTGATGGTCCGCCGGCGTCTGGCGGAGGCCTCCCAGGCCGCGGACGAGGCAACGCCCGGCATCTGA
- a CDS encoding phosphotransferase, giving the protein MRDGGVCDDGWGVLGSPSMGRLLQAVLAGDGGRLVSWTLDQVDRLPGEATTAAYLVLAEWPLHDGGTRTDEELIGVTARAGGPDESDRIARVFTEQGREVVAWRYPHDPELPGLRTAAFASAVAGLLVERQLAPPDLGRDDVVLQMVTYRPRRRAVVRADLPRYGLTYYLKAMRPSRVTMTLERYRMLRDHGIPVADIVATTSDAVIVMPALPGRPLASALFDPQPPVHGQQIVDLLDALPGSIRSLPRRRPWADHVAHFADVAASALPGERPRLQWMVQTISSGLAGIPPGDEAIHGDFYEAQVFVGDGRITGLLDIDTIGPGRRADDLGCLLAHLSTVQGMDATQADRLRRLIDAWLPVFDHRVDPIELRLRAAAVSISLATGPFRGQERDWPATTRRILDAAEGWITQASRMSPLR; this is encoded by the coding sequence ATGCGAGACGGCGGGGTGTGCGACGACGGCTGGGGTGTGCTCGGCTCCCCGAGCATGGGGCGCCTGCTGCAGGCCGTGCTCGCCGGCGACGGTGGACGCCTGGTCAGCTGGACGCTCGACCAGGTCGACCGGTTGCCGGGCGAGGCGACGACGGCGGCCTACCTCGTCCTCGCCGAGTGGCCGCTGCACGACGGGGGCACGCGAACCGACGAGGAACTCATCGGTGTGACGGCCCGCGCCGGTGGACCCGACGAGTCCGACCGGATCGCACGGGTCTTCACCGAACAGGGACGCGAGGTGGTGGCGTGGCGCTACCCCCATGACCCCGAGTTGCCGGGGTTGAGGACCGCGGCCTTCGCTAGTGCCGTGGCGGGGTTGCTGGTCGAGCGGCAGCTGGCGCCTCCCGACCTGGGTCGTGACGATGTGGTCCTGCAGATGGTGACGTATCGTCCCAGGCGCCGGGCGGTCGTCAGGGCCGACCTGCCGCGCTACGGCCTGACCTACTACCTCAAGGCGATGCGTCCCTCGCGGGTGACCATGACGCTGGAGCGGTACCGGATGCTGCGCGACCACGGCATCCCCGTGGCCGACATCGTCGCCACCACCTCCGACGCGGTCATCGTCATGCCGGCACTGCCTGGTAGGCCGCTCGCGTCCGCCCTGTTCGACCCGCAGCCGCCGGTGCACGGCCAGCAGATCGTCGACCTGCTGGACGCGCTCCCCGGGTCGATCCGCAGCCTTCCCAGGCGGCGGCCGTGGGCCGACCACGTGGCGCACTTCGCCGACGTCGCCGCTTCGGCCCTGCCCGGCGAGCGCCCGCGGCTGCAGTGGATGGTGCAGACGATCAGCAGTGGGCTCGCGGGCATCCCGCCGGGGGACGAGGCGATCCACGGCGACTTCTACGAGGCCCAGGTGTTCGTCGGTGACGGACGCATCACCGGGCTGCTCGACATCGACACGATCGGCCCGGGGCGCCGGGCGGATGACCTGGGCTGCCTGCTCGCGCACCTGTCCACCGTGCAGGGAATGGACGCGACCCAGGCCGACCGGTTGCGTCGGCTCATCGACGCCTGGCTCCCCGTGTTCGACCACCGGGTCGACCCGATCGAGCTACGCCTGCGGGCGGCCGCGGTGTCGATCTCGCTGGCCACCGGCCCGTTCCGCGGGCAGGAACGCGACTGGCCCGCCACCACCCGCCGGATCCTGGACGCCGCCGAGGGGTGGATCACCCAGGCGTCCAGGATGTCGCCGCTGAGGTAA
- a CDS encoding nitrous oxide reductase accessory protein NosL, with protein sequence MTAVLNAQLGRRTFVGGMLGMAVATAGMLSGCGSEQQAPDGLVEFTSSDTCSRCGMPISDLRSAAEIVGTDEVWKFDDTGEMFMFYSEQHLDAGQVEAMFVADFETQAWLSAESAGYVVSPDIDTPMSTHVAAFADSDAVGQYTASGHGEARSFDQLLADPPD encoded by the coding sequence ATGACCGCCGTCCTGAATGCCCAGCTCGGACGCCGCACATTCGTGGGCGGCATGCTCGGGATGGCCGTGGCCACCGCGGGCATGCTGTCCGGTTGCGGCAGCGAACAACAGGCTCCCGACGGACTGGTGGAGTTCACCTCGTCCGACACCTGCTCGCGCTGCGGCATGCCCATCTCCGACCTGCGGTCCGCCGCCGAGATCGTCGGCACCGACGAAGTCTGGAAGTTCGACGACACCGGCGAGATGTTCATGTTCTACTCCGAGCAGCACCTGGACGCCGGCCAGGTCGAGGCCATGTTCGTCGCCGACTTCGAGACCCAGGCGTGGCTGTCCGCCGAATCCGCGGGCTACGTCGTCAGCCCCGACATCGACACCCCGATGAGCACCCATGTGGCGGCTTTCGCCGACTCCGATGCCGTCGGGCAGTACACCGCGTCCGGCCACGGCGAAGCCCGTTCCTTCGATCAGCTGCTTGCCGACCCGCCTGACTGA
- a CDS encoding TrpB-like pyridoxal phosphate-dependent enzyme yields the protein MSDDRTKIVLSEDQIPTRWYNLAPDLPTPPPPPLNPATEQPAQPADLAAIFPPALIEQEMTMERWVPIPEAVREIYKLWRPSPLYRARRLEQAVGTRARIYFKYEGASPVGSHKTNSAVAQAYYNKQAGIERLTTETGAGQWGAALSFACSVFGLACDVFQVRTSYETKPYRHIQMETFGAQVTPSPSERTEAGRSLRERFPDTTGSLGMAISEAIEEAAKDPHANYSLGSVLNHVALHQTVIGQEALAQLEAAGERLPDRLFACAGGGSNLAGIAFPFIHENLEGRGQVHVTACEPAAAPSLTQGEYRYDFGDTAGLTPLLKMYTLGADFVPDPVHAGGLRFHGMAPLVSAAYDQGLLDAVAIRQRAAFAAGITFARAEGIIPASESNHAIAGALDYLATAEDDGDGQVVLIGVSGNGQLDLPAYADYLSGDMLDA from the coding sequence ATGAGTGATGACCGCACGAAGATCGTGTTGTCGGAGGACCAGATCCCGACCCGTTGGTACAACCTGGCCCCCGACCTGCCGACCCCGCCTCCGCCGCCGCTGAACCCGGCCACCGAGCAGCCGGCCCAGCCCGCCGACCTCGCCGCCATCTTCCCGCCCGCGCTGATCGAGCAGGAGATGACCATGGAGCGCTGGGTACCCATCCCCGAGGCAGTCCGCGAGATCTACAAGCTGTGGCGTCCCTCTCCCCTTTACCGCGCACGCCGCCTCGAGCAGGCCGTCGGCACCCGGGCTCGCATCTACTTCAAGTACGAGGGCGCGTCCCCGGTCGGCAGCCACAAGACCAACTCGGCGGTCGCTCAGGCGTACTACAACAAGCAGGCCGGCATCGAGCGCCTCACCACCGAGACCGGGGCCGGGCAGTGGGGTGCGGCCCTGTCGTTCGCCTGCAGCGTCTTCGGCCTGGCCTGCGACGTCTTCCAGGTGCGCACCAGCTACGAGACCAAGCCGTACCGCCACATCCAGATGGAGACCTTCGGCGCCCAGGTGACACCCAGCCCGTCGGAGCGCACCGAGGCCGGACGCTCCCTGCGCGAACGCTTCCCCGACACCACCGGTTCGCTGGGCATGGCTATCAGCGAGGCAATCGAGGAGGCGGCCAAGGATCCGCACGCCAACTATTCGCTGGGCAGCGTGCTCAACCATGTCGCCCTGCACCAGACGGTGATCGGTCAGGAGGCTCTGGCGCAGTTGGAGGCCGCCGGCGAGCGTCTGCCCGATCGGCTGTTCGCCTGCGCGGGTGGTGGCTCCAACCTGGCCGGCATCGCGTTCCCGTTCATCCACGAGAACCTCGAGGGACGCGGCCAGGTGCACGTCACGGCCTGTGAGCCGGCGGCGGCCCCCTCGCTGACGCAGGGCGAGTACCGCTACGACTTCGGTGACACCGCCGGCCTGACGCCGCTGCTGAAGATGTACACACTGGGTGCCGACTTCGTCCCCGATCCCGTGCATGCGGGCGGCCTGCGCTTCCACGGCATGGCACCGCTTGTCAGCGCCGCCTATGACCAGGGCCTGCTGGACGCGGTCGCCATCCGTCAGCGGGCGGCGTTCGCCGCTGGCATCACGTTCGCGCGGGCCGAGGGAATCATCCCTGCGTCCGAGTCGAACCACGCGATCGCCGGCGCCCTCGACTATCTCGCGACCGCGGAGGACGACGGGGACGGCCAGGTCGTCCTGATCGGGGTGTCCGGCAACGGTCAACTCGATCTGCCCGCCTACGCCGACTACCTGAGCGGGGACATGCTGGACGCCTGA
- a CDS encoding BMP family lipoprotein, which translates to MNKPFAVFAAGLLAIALAGCAEPPASVRSSTPTPTSTASAYYKACLVTDADTAEGSPAQEGVAGLTRASSELGVDTDQVTVATSADYATAIQGLVDESCTLVVGVGSSATEAVQAAAKANTGVRFVLVDATPTESLSNLRPVLFNTQESAFLAGYLAASQSSTGKVGTFGALNVATVTIYMDGFVQGVDYYNQTKQAQVEALGWDVTDQSGTFVHSATSPWDDTAAGLTAAQSLTDEGADVVFAVAGAAGTGALELAAQTGGVRVIWSDTDGCQTQAASCAQILTSVVKDREASVFEAIKADHDGSGASGVLAGTLRNGGTHLSDLADDVPAETRTELDAVSQGIIDGTITVTSPSAVN; encoded by the coding sequence ATGAACAAGCCATTCGCCGTGTTTGCCGCCGGGCTGCTGGCGATCGCGCTCGCCGGCTGCGCCGAGCCGCCCGCGTCCGTCCGATCCTCCACGCCGACGCCCACATCGACCGCGTCCGCGTACTACAAGGCCTGCCTGGTCACCGACGCCGACACCGCCGAGGGATCGCCCGCACAGGAGGGTGTCGCGGGGCTCACCAGGGCCTCGTCCGAGTTGGGTGTCGACACCGATCAGGTGACCGTGGCGACCTCGGCCGACTACGCGACAGCGATCCAGGGACTGGTCGACGAGTCGTGCACGCTGGTCGTCGGGGTCGGGTCGTCGGCGACGGAAGCCGTCCAGGCCGCTGCCAAGGCCAACACCGGGGTGCGGTTCGTGCTGGTCGACGCGACGCCCACGGAATCGCTGTCGAACCTTCGTCCCGTGCTGTTCAACACCCAGGAGTCGGCGTTCCTCGCCGGCTACCTCGCGGCCTCGCAGTCGTCCACGGGCAAGGTAGGCACGTTCGGGGCTCTGAACGTGGCGACGGTGACGATATACATGGACGGTTTCGTCCAGGGCGTCGACTACTACAACCAGACCAAGCAGGCGCAGGTCGAGGCCCTCGGCTGGGACGTGACCGATCAGAGCGGGACGTTCGTCCACTCGGCCACCTCGCCGTGGGACGACACCGCGGCCGGCCTGACCGCCGCGCAGTCCCTCACCGACGAGGGAGCGGACGTCGTCTTCGCGGTCGCCGGAGCGGCCGGGACGGGAGCGCTGGAACTGGCGGCGCAGACCGGGGGCGTTCGGGTGATCTGGTCGGACACCGACGGTTGCCAGACGCAGGCGGCCTCGTGTGCCCAGATCCTGACCTCGGTGGTCAAGGACCGTGAGGCGAGCGTGTTCGAGGCGATCAAGGCCGACCACGACGGCAGCGGCGCGTCCGGTGTGCTGGCGGGGACGCTGCGCAACGGCGGGACGCATCTGTCCGATCTGGCCGACGACGTGCCCGCCGAGACCCGCACCGAGTTGGACGCTGTCTCACAGGGCATCATCGACGGCACGATCACGGTCACGTCACCCTCCGCGGTGAACTGA
- a CDS encoding cytidine deaminase — MGSIDWDELRRVALEMTERAYVPYSNYAVGAAGLVSDGRIVRGCNVENASYGLTLCAECGLVSDLIAGGGGELVAFCCVDGAGRVIMPCGRCRQLLWEHGGRELQVETPGGVRTMEAVLPQAFDADDLAGMR, encoded by the coding sequence ATGGGGTCGATCGACTGGGACGAGTTGCGCCGTGTCGCGCTCGAGATGACCGAGCGCGCCTATGTGCCGTACTCGAACTACGCGGTGGGGGCGGCGGGACTGGTCAGCGACGGGCGGATCGTCCGCGGCTGCAACGTGGAGAACGCGTCGTACGGGTTGACGCTATGTGCTGAATGCGGGCTGGTGAGCGACCTGATCGCCGGAGGTGGGGGTGAGCTTGTCGCGTTCTGCTGCGTCGACGGCGCGGGTCGGGTGATCATGCCGTGCGGCCGGTGCAGGCAGCTCCTGTGGGAGCACGGGGGACGCGAACTCCAGGTCGAGACACCCGGCGGCGTCCGGACGATGGAGGCCGTACTGCCCCAGGCATTCGACGCCGACGACCTGGCGGGGATGCGATGA
- a CDS encoding ribonuclease HI family protein translates to MILAAADGSSLSNPGPAGWAWYIDDDRWAAGGWPSGTNNMGELKAVLDLLEQTAVAADEPLKILCDSQYVINSVTRWMPSWKRKGWKKADGKPVLNQDLLKAIDAALTGRDVSFEWVKGHAGHRMNEAADVRARAVATAYQKGTTPDLGPGFSRRPGDAAAPRTPEPAATAQPAPASGTSRVDADLALVVDLEKALLTDAVRTDPGRLRQLLHPEFTEFGASGRIWTRNRLLAETGPLPVRLAFEPIGTERLADDVILLRWRAVGAHGTWLRSSVWQRVEGSWRCRFAQGTPVPPER, encoded by the coding sequence ATGATCCTCGCCGCGGCGGACGGGTCGTCCCTGTCGAACCCGGGGCCTGCCGGGTGGGCCTGGTACATCGACGACGATCGCTGGGCGGCCGGAGGATGGCCGAGCGGGACGAACAACATGGGCGAGCTGAAGGCCGTGCTCGACCTGCTGGAGCAGACCGCCGTGGCGGCCGACGAGCCGCTGAAGATCCTGTGTGACAGCCAGTACGTGATCAACTCGGTGACCAGGTGGATGCCGTCCTGGAAACGCAAGGGGTGGAAGAAGGCCGACGGGAAGCCGGTGCTGAACCAGGACCTCCTCAAGGCCATCGACGCGGCGCTCACAGGCCGCGACGTGAGCTTCGAATGGGTCAAGGGGCATGCTGGGCACCGCATGAACGAGGCCGCCGACGTGCGCGCCCGTGCCGTCGCCACCGCTTATCAGAAGGGGACGACGCCCGATCTGGGGCCAGGGTTCTCGCGGCGCCCCGGGGACGCGGCGGCGCCGCGGACCCCGGAGCCCGCCGCAACGGCGCAACCCGCCCCCGCGTCCGGCACGTCGCGGGTGGACGCGGACCTCGCGCTGGTCGTCGACCTGGAGAAGGCGCTGCTGACCGACGCGGTGCGAACCGATCCGGGTCGGCTGCGCCAACTGCTGCATCCCGAGTTCACCGAGTTCGGCGCGTCCGGGCGCATCTGGACGCGCAACCGGCTGCTGGCCGAGACCGGCCCGCTGCCCGTCCGGCTGGCGTTCGAGCCGATCGGCACCGAGCGGCTCGCGGACGACGTCATCCTGCTTCGCTGGCGGGCCGTGGGCGCACACGGCACCTGGCTTCGCAGCTCGGTGTGGCAGCGCGTCGAGGGTTCCTGGCGCTGCCGCTTCGCCCAGGGGACGCCGGTTCCGCCGGAGCGGTAG
- a CDS encoding GNAT family N-acetyltransferase, with protein sequence MTSQASTEPEVTLDAGPECVDEACEVMHRAFAEYSLKGRPSGALVEDARSLRAEMADGTHLAVVRVDGRMTAMVKYHRTADGALYFGRLGVLPEARGQGLAGLLVRELRVRSRDEGTRGLTCCVRANEPGNIALYEHLGMRIVGRTDRPSLTGAVIPVVHMSDLPMTGVALAEVPPLD encoded by the coding sequence GTGACCTCGCAAGCCTCCACCGAGCCGGAAGTGACTCTCGATGCGGGGCCCGAATGCGTCGACGAGGCGTGTGAGGTGATGCACAGGGCGTTCGCCGAGTACTCGCTGAAGGGAAGACCATCGGGGGCCCTCGTCGAGGACGCCCGCTCCCTGAGGGCCGAGATGGCCGACGGGACGCACCTGGCGGTCGTCCGCGTCGACGGACGCATGACGGCGATGGTCAAGTATCACCGGACGGCCGACGGAGCCTTGTACTTCGGGCGTCTGGGAGTGCTCCCCGAGGCGCGCGGGCAGGGACTGGCCGGTCTCCTCGTGCGTGAGCTGAGGGTGAGGTCGCGGGACGAGGGGACGCGCGGGCTGACCTGTTGCGTCCGCGCGAACGAGCCCGGCAACATCGCGCTCTACGAGCACCTCGGCATGCGGATCGTCGGCCGAACCGATCGTCCGAGCCTGACCGGCGCCGTCATCCCGGTCGTCCACATGAGCGACCTCCCCATGACTGGCGTCGCACTCGCAGAGGTGCCGCCCCTAGACTGA